CTGGTGATGGCGTCCATTGCCGGACACCAGCAGGGCCAACGCACCCACCTTCGTCCGGTACTGGTGCTCTATTTATTAGGTACCTTTACCGCTGCACTTACCGCCGTGCTGGCCAGTTTCCTCTTCCCTTCCACTTTGCAGTTAGTACCCGGCGCCAGCGATATTACGCCGCCCTCCGGCATTATTGAGGTGCTGCGCGGCTTGCTGACCAGCATGATCGCCAACCCGGTGACGGCAATTATGGAAGCAAACTATATCGGTATCCTGGTGTGGGCCGTCGGGCTGGGTTTTGCCCTGCGTCACAGCAGTGAGACGACGAAAAAAATGGTGCAGGATATGTCGGGCGCCGTCACCTTTATGGTGCGGATCGTGATTCGTTTTGCGCCGATTGGCATTTTCGGTCTCGTCTCCTCGACCCTTGCCACGTCGGGTTTCGGCGCGCTGTTAGGTTATGCGCAACTGCTGGTGGTACTGGTGGGCTGCATGGCATTTGTCGCGCTGGTCATTAACCCGCTGCTGGTCTACTGGAAGATCCGCCGCAACCCCTACCCGCTGGTCTTTACCTGCCTGCGCGAAAGCGGTGTAACGGCCTTTTTCACCCGCAGCTCGGCGGCGAATATCCCGGTCAATATGACGCTGTGTGAAAAGCTCAATCTCGATCGCGACACCTACTCCGTCTCCATCCCGCTGGGAGCAACCATTAATATGGCGGGCGCAGCGATCACCATTACCGTGCTGGCGCTGGCGGCAGTGCATACGCTGGGCATTACGGTCGATCTGCCGACGGCGCTGCTGCTGAGCGTGGTGGCGTCCCTCTGTGCTTGCGGTGCATCCGGGGTGGCGGGCGGCTCGCTGCTGCTGATCCCGCTGGCCTGCAACATGTTCGGTATCTCCAACGATGTCGCGATGCAGGTGGTGGCGGTCGGCTTTATCATCGGCGTGTTGCAGGACTCCTGCGAAACCGCGCTCAACTCCTCAACCGATGTGCTGTTTACCGCTGCGGTGTGTCAGGCGGAAGATGAGCGGCTGGTAAAGAACGCGCTGCGTAGTTAAGCGGCGGAGAGGCAAAAAAAAGCGGCGCTGTCAGGGGAGCGCCGCTTTGCTTAGTGCACCTCAGTGCGATTTATAAAGTTACACCACTTTTGAAGATGGCTAACTCACGGAAATCATTTTTCTCGTTGCAGGTCTGTTTACCGTTAGCGATATCAACAATCACATCGACAAACTCCTCCAGAAGCTGCGGCATTGCTTTGCCGTGGATCAACTGACCTGCATCAAAATCGATCCAGTGTTTCTTTTTCGCCGCCAGCTCACTGTTAGTGGCGATTTTCACCGTTGGCACAAAACCGCCGTAGGGCGTCCCGCGACCGGTGCTGAACAGCACCATATGGCAGCCGGCACCGGCTAACGCGCTGGTCGCGACCGCATCGTTGCCCGGCGCGCTCAGCAGATTGAGGCCGTGGGTTTGCAGACGCTCGCCGTAGCGCAGCACATCAACCACCTGGCTGGCACCCGCTTTCTGCGTACAGCCCAGTGACTTCTCTTCCAGCGTCGTGATGCCGCCCGCTTTGTTGCCCGGTGACGGGTTTTCATAGATCGGCTGATTGTGGGCAATAAAGTACTGTTTGAAGTCGTTAACCATGGTCACGGTCTTCTCAAAGGTACTTTCGTCACGGCAATGGCTCATCAGAATGCGCTCAGCGCCGAACATCTCCGGCACTTCGGTCAGCACCGTGGTGCCGCCGTTGCCAATCACATAATCAGAGAAGCGGCCGAGCATCGGGTTGGCGGTAATACCGGAAAGCCCGTCAGAGCCGCCACACTCCAGGCCAAACTTCAGCTCGCTCAGTTTACCCGGCTCGCGCTTATCGTTACGCATCGCCTCATAGAGCGCATGCAGATGCTCAAGCCCCGCTTCCACTTCGTCGTCCTGATGCTGGCAGACCATAAAGTGGACGCGGTCAGCATCAAATTCACCCAGCGTCTGGCGGAAAGCGTCAACCTGGTTGTTTTCACACCCAAGGCCAATCACCAGCACCGCGCCCGCATTCGGATGACGCACCATGTTTTGCAGCATGGTGCGCGTATTGATGTGGTCGTCGCCCAGCTGTGAACAGCCGTAGGTGTGGCTGAAGAGGTAAACGCCGTCGATATCTTCGGCGTCATGGGTCTCTTTCAGAAAGCGGTTCTGGATCTGACGGGCGATGCCATTCACGCAGCCGACCGTCGGCAGGATCCACAACTCATTACGGATCCCCACTTCCCCATTCGCCCGGCGGTAGATCTGCACGTCACGATCGCCCGCCTGGCTGCCCTCATCCTGAAAATCAGGTTGATAGCTATACTCGTCCAGATCGCTGAGGTTCGTTCGCGCATTGTGGGAATGGAT
This Kosakonia cowanii JCM 10956 = DSM 18146 DNA region includes the following protein-coding sequences:
- a CDS encoding UxaA family hydrolase; the encoded protein is MQYIKIHSLDNVAVALADLAEGAEVVIDNQTVQLRQAVSRGHKFALHAIKQGENIVKYGLPIGHATSDIASGEYIHSHNARTNLSDLDEYSYQPDFQDEGSQAGDRDVQIYRRANGEVGIRNELWILPTVGCVNGIARQIQNRFLKETHDAEDIDGVYLFSHTYGCSQLGDDHINTRTMLQNMVRHPNAGAVLVIGLGCENNQVDAFRQTLGEFDADRVHFMVCQHQDDEVEAGLEHLHALYEAMRNDKREPGKLSELKFGLECGGSDGLSGITANPMLGRFSDYVIGNGGTTVLTEVPEMFGAERILMSHCRDESTFEKTVTMVNDFKQYFIAHNQPIYENPSPGNKAGGITTLEEKSLGCTQKAGASQVVDVLRYGERLQTHGLNLLSAPGNDAVATSALAGAGCHMVLFSTGRGTPYGGFVPTVKIATNSELAAKKKHWIDFDAGQLIHGKAMPQLLEEFVDVIVDIANGKQTCNEKNDFRELAIFKSGVTL
- the sstT gene encoding serine/threonine transporter SstT; the protein is MTTHRSAGLLQRFVDGSLVKQILLGLVLGILLAWISTPAAIATGILGTLFVSALKAVAPVLVLMLVMASIAGHQQGQRTHLRPVLVLYLLGTFTAALTAVLASFLFPSTLQLVPGASDITPPSGIIEVLRGLLTSMIANPVTAIMEANYIGILVWAVGLGFALRHSSETTKKMVQDMSGAVTFMVRIVIRFAPIGIFGLVSSTLATSGFGALLGYAQLLVVLVGCMAFVALVINPLLVYWKIRRNPYPLVFTCLRESGVTAFFTRSSAANIPVNMTLCEKLNLDRDTYSVSIPLGATINMAGAAITITVLALAAVHTLGITVDLPTALLLSVVASLCACGASGVAGGSLLLIPLACNMFGISNDVAMQVVAVGFIIGVLQDSCETALNSSTDVLFTAAVCQAEDERLVKNALRS